A genomic region of Columba livia isolate bColLiv1 breed racing homer chromosome 12, bColLiv1.pat.W.v2, whole genome shotgun sequence contains the following coding sequences:
- the RNF128 gene encoding E3 ubiquitin-protein ligase RNF128 isoform X1, with the protein MSSGVALLVLIALLCAAPLQGPPGAAAAAVVTAWLNVSWEDGGDQNRSGWEASESGLYGQDSPLQAASGVLVLPDDRDSFNACSARTNFSGAPPPGGGSRGWLALIQRGGGCSFADKIRLAAERGAAAAVIYNYRGTGNEVLPMSHHGAESIVAIMIGNLKGMEILHRIESGLKVTMAIEVGKKHSPWMNQYSIFFISVSFFIVTAATMGYFVFYSARRLRIARAQSKKQRQLRGRAKKAIEQLQLRTLKQGDKETGSDGDSCVVCIEPYKPNEVVRILTCNHLFHKNCIDPWLLEHRTCPMCKCDILTALGIEVDVEEGAESAQPTVSSGTPNASAVNEEDNSSETASSGYASVQGADESVPEEHAPSENDSMRLVNNESQLSAVKVLPHADNPSFEADETQDREVCPKDVPSNMV; encoded by the exons ATGTCGTCGGGGGTCGCGCTGCTGGTGCTGATCGCGCTGCTCTGCGCCGCCCCGTTGCAGGGTCCCCCcggggcggcggcagcggcggtgGTGACCGCCTGGCTGAACGTGTCGTGGGAGGACGGCGGCGACCAGAACCGGAGCGGCTGGGAGGCGAGCGAGAGCGGCCTGTACGGGCAGGACTCGCCGCTGCAGGCGGCCTCgggggtgctggtgctgcccgaCGACCGCGACTCCTTCAACGCCTGCAGCGCCCGCACCAACTTCAGCGGGGCCCCCCCGCCCGGCGGCGGCTCCCGGGGCTGGCTCGCCCTCATCcagcgcggcggcggctgctCCTTCGCCGACAAGATCCGCCTGGCCGCGGagcgcggcgccgccgccgccgtcaTCTACAACTACCGCGGCACCGGCAACGAGGTGCTGCCCATGTCCCACCACG GTGCTGAAAGCATCGTTGCAATTATGATTGGCAACCTGAAAGGCATGGAGATCTTACATCGGATCGAGAGTGGCCTGAAAGTCACTATGGCTATTGAAGTGGGGAAAAAGCACAGTCCTTGGATGAATCAATACTCCATCTTCTTCATCTCGGTGTCGTTTTTCATTGTCACAGCAGCAACCATGGgctactttgttttttattctgctCGGAGACTCAGGATCGCAAGGGCCCAGTCCAAGAAGCAG CGGCAACTAAGGGGCAGGGCTAAGAAGGCCATTGAACAGTTACAGCTGCGCACCCTGAAGCAAGGGGACAAG GAAACTGGTTCTGATGGAGACAGCTGCGTTGTGTGCATTGAGCCGTACAAGCCGAACGAAGTTGTGCGCATTCTGACTTGCAA CCATCTCTTCCACAAGAACTGTATTGACCCCTGGCTTCTGGAACACAGGACATGCCCCATGTGCAAATGTGACATACTGACAGCTTTGGGTATTGAG GTGGATGTAGAAGAAGGGGCAGAATCTGCACAACCCACAGTATCCAGTGGGACACCAAATGCCTCTGCAGTTAACGAAGAAGATAATAGTAGTGAAACTGCATCATCTGGATATGCTTCTGTGCAAGGAGCTGATGAATCTGTTCCAGAGGAACATGCACCATCGGAAA ATGACAGTATGCGTCTTGTAAACAATGAATCTCAGCTCTCTGCTGTGAAGGTCCTCCCGCACGCTGACAACCCAAGTTTTGAGGCAGATGAAACACAAGATCGTGAAGTCTGTCCTAAGGATGTGCCCAGCAACATGGTGTGA